A region from the Spirochaeta thermophila DSM 6192 genome encodes:
- the rnc gene encoding ribonuclease III, giving the protein MWFLKTSGRNERADSPLSDDRKKELRLFEKQVGIRFRSLELLNLAFSHRSYANERVSMGDNERLEFLGDAVLGLAVADYLYRTFPEKQEGELARIKSFVVSEDTLYEIARRIKVDNFILISKGEEYAGGRTKKALLADAMEAIIGAYFLDAGFEAARDFVLRLVVPEIEKVVENRHKKDYKTLLQEYVQKNFKTYPRYRVVEKLGPEHNRTFRIEVQIRDKKYGPGEGKNKKEAEQSAASIAYRAIVGDED; this is encoded by the coding sequence GTGTGGTTTCTTAAGACATCTGGAAGAAATGAACGGGCTGATTCTCCCCTTTCTGACGACCGGAAGAAAGAGCTTCGACTCTTCGAAAAACAGGTAGGGATCAGGTTCAGAAGCCTCGAGCTTCTGAACCTGGCATTTTCCCATCGTTCCTATGCAAACGAGCGTGTTTCGATGGGGGACAACGAGCGCCTCGAATTCCTTGGCGACGCGGTGCTCGGACTGGCGGTCGCCGATTACCTGTACAGGACGTTTCCCGAGAAACAGGAAGGGGAACTCGCCCGCATAAAGTCGTTCGTGGTGAGCGAGGACACCCTCTACGAGATCGCCCGAAGGATAAAGGTGGACAACTTCATCCTCATCAGCAAGGGTGAAGAGTATGCCGGGGGGAGGACGAAGAAGGCCCTCCTCGCCGACGCGATGGAGGCAATCATAGGGGCGTATTTCCTCGATGCAGGGTTCGAGGCGGCGAGGGACTTCGTCCTCCGGCTGGTGGTGCCGGAGATCGAGAAAGTCGTCGAGAACCGCCACAAGAAAGACTACAAGACCCTCCTTCAGGAATACGTGCAGAAGAATTTCAAGACCTATCCTCGCTACAGGGTGGTGGAGAAACTCGGCCCTGAACACAACCGTACCTTCAGGATCGAGGTGCAGATCCGTGACAAGAAGTACGGTCCTGGAGAGGGGAAGAACAAAAAGGAAGCCGAGCAGAGTGCCGCCTCCATCGCCTACAGAGCCATCGTCGGTGACGAGGATTGA
- the coaD gene encoding pantetheine-phosphate adenylyltransferase: MPKVIYPGSFDPPTYGHLNIIERAARIFESVEVVISVNPRKKSTFSPDERKALLDDLVRGMGNVSIVVWDGLVVDYAKATGAQVIIRGVRALGDFAHEFELAMLNKGLDPEVETIFIPTDPQYFVLRSSAIKEIVSFGGDISSLVPSSVERALRERLGEEGRR, encoded by the coding sequence ATGCCCAAAGTGATATATCCCGGTTCGTTTGATCCTCCCACGTACGGGCATCTCAATATCATCGAGCGAGCGGCCCGTATCTTCGAGTCCGTGGAAGTGGTGATCTCGGTGAATCCGCGGAAGAAGTCTACTTTCTCACCTGACGAACGGAAGGCCCTTCTCGACGACCTCGTGCGCGGCATGGGCAACGTGAGCATAGTGGTGTGGGATGGGCTGGTGGTGGACTATGCCAAGGCCACGGGTGCACAGGTGATCATACGAGGGGTCCGTGCCCTCGGTGATTTCGCACATGAGTTCGAACTCGCCATGCTCAACAAAGGGCTCGATCCCGAAGTCGAGACCATATTCATACCCACCGACCCACAATACTTCGTCCTTCGATCGTCCGCCATCAAGGAGATCGTCTCGTTTGGAGGGGATATCTCCTCCCTGGTTCCCTCCTCCGTGGAAAGAGCACTCCGCGAGAGATTGGGGGAGGAGGGGAGGCGATGA
- the acpP gene encoding acyl carrier protein, producing MDELFEKMKKLIAEKLEIEEDKITLDSSFRQDLGADSLDTYELVYAIEEELGITIPDEKANEFETVRDALEFIKAELEKK from the coding sequence ATGGACGAACTCTTTGAAAAGATGAAGAAACTTATCGCCGAAAAGCTCGAGATCGAGGAAGACAAGATCACCCTGGATTCCTCTTTCCGTCAGGATCTTGGGGCGGATAGCCTCGATACGTACGAGCTCGTATATGCCATCGAAGAGGAACTGGGGATCACCATCCCTGATGAAAAGGCCAATGAGTTTGAGACGGTGCGCGATGCGCTTGAATTCATAAAGGCAGAATTGGAGAAGAAATAA
- a CDS encoding flagellin, with product MIINHNISALFAHRQNKFNGIDMDKSMEKLSSGLRINRASDDASGLAVSEKMRSQIRGLRQAERNAADGISFIQTAEGYLQDIQDILQRLRELAVQAANGIYSDEDRMQIQVEVSQLVDEINRIASHAQFNGMNLLTGRFARETGENVVTASMWFHIGANMDQRERVYIGTMTAQGLGIQSTNGLPHTASFFTLGTPEDANRAIGLIDKALLKVNKQRADLGAYQNRLEYARKSLSIGAENLQAAESRIRDADMAAEMVEYVKKQILIQTSTAMLAQANQKPQSVLELLR from the coding sequence ATGATTATCAATCACAACATCAGTGCCCTCTTCGCTCATCGTCAGAACAAGTTCAACGGGATCGACATGGACAAGAGCATGGAAAAGCTCTCGTCCGGTCTCCGTATCAACAGGGCCTCTGACGATGCATCAGGCCTTGCCGTCTCCGAGAAGATGCGTTCCCAGATCCGGGGACTCAGGCAGGCCGAGAGAAACGCCGCCGACGGTATCTCGTTCATCCAGACCGCCGAGGGATATCTCCAGGATATCCAGGACATCCTCCAGCGGCTGAGGGAACTGGCAGTTCAGGCCGCCAACGGCATCTACTCGGACGAGGACAGGATGCAGATCCAGGTCGAAGTCTCCCAGCTGGTGGACGAGATCAACAGGATCGCATCCCACGCCCAGTTCAACGGCATGAACCTCCTCACCGGAAGGTTCGCGCGGGAGACCGGGGAGAACGTGGTCACCGCCAGCATGTGGTTCCACATCGGAGCCAACATGGATCAGCGCGAGCGAGTCTATATCGGGACCATGACTGCGCAGGGCCTCGGTATCCAGAGCACCAACGGACTCCCCCATACCGCCAGTTTCTTCACCCTCGGCACCCCGGAGGATGCCAACAGGGCCATCGGTCTCATCGACAAGGCCCTCCTCAAGGTGAACAAGCAGAGGGCCGATCTCGGCGCGTATCAGAACAGGCTGGAGTACGCCCGAAAGAGCCTCTCCATAGGCGCCGAGAACCTCCAGGCCGCAGAGTCGAGGATCAGGGACGCGGATATGGCTGCAGAGATGGTGGAATACGTGAAGAAGCAGATCCTGATTCAGACCTCTACCGCCATGCTCGCCCAGGCCAACCAGAAACCTCAGTCGGTACTCGAGCTGCTCAGATAG
- a CDS encoding YraN family protein, with protein sequence MNRRAQGARGEEQAVSYLLAEGYRILERNFTGSAGEVDIIAVRGRTLVFVEVKSWKGFGMSDLEYALSSRKKERIVRTAREFLLRGGFDEERFDIRFDVVFIGRSGEVRHIPAAFDGTEDGTDCSGD encoded by the coding sequence ATGAACCGACGGGCCCAAGGCGCGCGTGGGGAGGAACAGGCAGTCTCCTATCTCCTTGCCGAAGGCTACCGGATTCTGGAAAGAAATTTTACAGGATCGGCGGGAGAGGTCGATATTATAGCTGTAAGGGGACGAACGCTCGTCTTCGTCGAAGTGAAATCCTGGAAGGGGTTCGGGATGTCCGATCTTGAATACGCACTCTCCTCCAGGAAGAAGGAACGCATCGTGCGTACCGCTCGTGAGTTCCTCCTGCGTGGAGGATTCGATGAGGAGAGGTTCGACATCCGATTCGATGTAGTCTTCATAGGACGCTCGGGAGAGGTCCGTCATATACCAGCAGCGTTTGACGGGACAGAAGATGGTACGGATTGCTCGGGAGATTGA
- a CDS encoding HD domain-containing phosphohydrolase, producing MKVIAIHDLKPGIRFTSAVYLDKEKKSLFLPADVPLKGKDLQKLIKWNIEEVYSEGEAIDPDNTRDLMLFLSSFHTPHQKELYERLKGVIGETKEVFDRIAEMSSVQRDHIDRIVDGLVSIVERFGQEVLHFVLYSGVDVYDLPANGVCIALLSLLLAETLQVPRHRRLSLGTGALLHDVGMLRIPEHILHKDAPLTDTELHLMRTHPVHAYRIIHNELGYPEEVALVALQHHERWDGRGYPKSLVGDEISPFARIVSVADAFQAMVSDRPYRSPLTGYTAMRSILSENGKRFDPEILKAFIRTVGIYPLGSLVVLNNGAVGVVVETNPRAPLRPRLRLLVSAEGRELGGRDEASCDLEKNRSLFIVKAVEPQEIKSRLVSR from the coding sequence ATGAAAGTGATAGCGATCCATGACTTGAAACCGGGAATACGCTTCACCTCGGCGGTCTATCTCGACAAGGAGAAAAAGAGCCTCTTCCTTCCCGCCGACGTGCCCCTCAAGGGAAAGGACCTCCAGAAACTCATCAAATGGAACATAGAGGAGGTCTACTCCGAAGGGGAAGCCATCGATCCCGACAACACGAGGGATCTCATGCTCTTTCTCTCCTCGTTCCACACCCCGCATCAGAAGGAGCTCTACGAGCGGTTGAAGGGGGTCATAGGAGAGACAAAGGAGGTCTTCGACCGTATAGCGGAGATGTCATCGGTCCAGCGAGACCACATCGACCGTATCGTGGATGGTCTCGTTTCCATCGTGGAGCGGTTTGGACAGGAGGTGCTCCACTTCGTACTCTACAGCGGTGTCGATGTCTATGACCTGCCGGCGAACGGGGTGTGCATCGCCCTCCTCTCCCTCCTCCTCGCGGAGACGCTCCAGGTGCCTCGGCATCGGCGTCTCTCTCTCGGAACCGGCGCGCTTCTCCACGATGTGGGCATGTTGCGCATCCCCGAACACATCCTCCACAAGGACGCTCCCCTCACGGACACCGAACTCCATCTCATGAGGACGCATCCGGTGCACGCCTACCGCATCATCCACAACGAGTTGGGCTATCCTGAGGAAGTGGCCCTCGTGGCCCTCCAGCACCACGAGCGCTGGGACGGCCGTGGGTATCCGAAGAGTCTGGTAGGGGACGAGATCTCCCCCTTCGCGAGGATCGTTTCGGTCGCCGATGCCTTCCAGGCCATGGTGAGCGACAGACCCTATCGGAGCCCTCTCACCGGGTACACGGCCATGCGATCGATTCTCAGCGAGAACGGAAAGCGCTTCGACCCGGAGATCCTGAAGGCCTTCATCCGTACGGTAGGGATCTACCCCTTGGGGAGTCTGGTGGTCCTCAATAACGGAGCGGTGGGGGTAGTGGTGGAGACCAACCCCCGGGCACCTCTCAGACCGCGACTCCGCCTCCTCGTGTCGGCGGAGGGCCGCGAACTTGGAGGGAGGGACGAGGCATCGTGTGATCTCGAGAAGAACCGTTCCCTCTTCATCGTGAAGGCCGTGGAGCCCCAGGAGATCAAGTCACGGCTCGTGTCGCGATGA
- a CDS encoding HIT family protein encodes MAYFFVFNKLGYVQSRTTDKGCILCHIAQHDGTVPELVLWEDETFMVSVNLYPYNPGHLLLFPRHHTEDIRDLTGEQQVRLIDLTRACLTLLDHTYHPSGYNVGFNMGLCAGASIPHLHQHIIPRFPNEIGIGELLGGNRILVEDPRRTLDRLKETAREKGLFPPPS; translated from the coding sequence ATGGCCTACTTCTTCGTCTTCAACAAACTCGGTTACGTACAATCACGGACGACGGACAAGGGATGCATCCTCTGTCACATAGCCCAACACGACGGTACGGTACCTGAACTCGTTCTCTGGGAGGACGAGACGTTCATGGTGTCGGTCAATCTCTACCCCTACAATCCCGGACACCTCCTCCTCTTCCCTCGCCACCACACGGAGGACATACGAGACCTCACGGGGGAACAGCAGGTCCGTCTCATCGATCTCACAAGGGCGTGCCTGACACTCCTGGACCACACCTATCATCCCTCGGGCTACAATGTGGGATTCAACATGGGGCTGTGTGCAGGAGCGTCGATCCCCCACCTCCACCAGCACATCATCCCCCGCTTCCCGAACGAAATCGGAATAGGAGAGCTGCTCGGAGGCAACCGTATACTCGTGGAAGACCCGCGGAGGACCCTCGATCGGCTCAAGGAGACGGCGAGAGAAAAAGGACTCTTTCCTCCACCCTCCTGA
- a CDS encoding calcium/sodium antiporter: MTFHLLFALLGVVGGVWALYYGGNEFVRGASLLATRLRVSPLAVGLTVVAMGTSAPEFFVSFLAALQGHPSIAVGNVVGSNVANVLLILGVASLLAPVMKEAQLFTFDFPWLFFSYLLVFIGVIVYYPSSYGAFARWAGGLLLLSLAAYLTLLYRKSKKEQRLQEELLKAEGLVEDGHERTVSLSRIVVRLFLGLSFLLLGSEALIRGSTWLAREVLHVSERFISLTVIAIGTSLPELVTSIVASTKDENEISLGNIVGSNIFNVMGVLGVSAVLSPLHVSIPEFWYDYGMMCLSSALLVVLLKRRGRVGRPAGAGFLLLYTGYIVLLYFTRFQ; this comes from the coding sequence ATGACCTTCCACCTCCTGTTCGCCCTCCTCGGAGTGGTGGGAGGGGTGTGGGCCCTCTATTACGGGGGGAACGAATTCGTACGGGGCGCCTCGCTCCTCGCGACCCGTCTGAGGGTCTCGCCTCTCGCGGTGGGGCTCACCGTGGTGGCGATGGGCACCTCTGCTCCCGAGTTCTTCGTGAGTTTTCTCGCAGCCCTCCAGGGACATCCCAGTATCGCCGTGGGAAACGTGGTGGGGAGCAATGTGGCGAACGTCCTGCTCATCCTCGGGGTGGCTTCCCTCCTGGCTCCCGTCATGAAGGAGGCACAGCTCTTCACCTTCGATTTCCCGTGGCTCTTCTTTTCGTACTTGCTCGTCTTCATTGGGGTGATCGTGTATTACCCCTCGTCTTATGGCGCCTTTGCACGGTGGGCGGGTGGGCTCCTCCTCCTCTCCCTTGCGGCCTACCTCACCTTGCTCTACAGGAAGAGCAAGAAGGAGCAGCGACTCCAGGAGGAGCTTCTCAAGGCCGAAGGTCTCGTGGAAGACGGGCACGAGAGAACCGTCTCCCTTTCCCGCATCGTCGTCCGCCTCTTCCTCGGCCTTTCCTTCCTTCTCCTCGGTTCCGAAGCCCTCATCCGTGGAAGCACATGGCTCGCCCGGGAGGTGCTGCATGTCTCGGAACGTTTCATCTCCCTCACGGTGATCGCGATAGGCACGAGTCTTCCCGAGCTCGTCACCTCGATCGTGGCAAGTACGAAGGACGAGAACGAGATCTCGCTCGGGAACATCGTGGGGAGCAATATCTTCAATGTGATGGGCGTGCTCGGGGTGAGTGCCGTGCTGTCGCCCCTGCATGTCTCCATCCCGGAGTTCTGGTACGACTATGGAATGATGTGTCTCTCCTCGGCTCTCCTCGTGGTTCTCCTCAAGCGGAGGGGGCGTGTGGGGAGACCAGCGGGGGCAGGGTTTCTCCTGCTCTATACGGGATACATCGTCCTGCTCTATTTCACCCGGTTCCAGTAG
- a CDS encoding EscU/YscU/HrcU family type III secretion system export apparatus switch protein: MRQEKDQDRRRSASAAVAMKYTPELPAPFVIAKGRGKTADLILDLAREHRIPVVEHRIAREGYDLFLPGTYVPEDLYEVVATIFAFVYSIEKRSVRRDESDSDP, encoded by the coding sequence ATGAGACAGGAGAAGGATCAGGACAGGAGGCGGAGCGCGTCCGCCGCCGTCGCCATGAAGTACACTCCCGAGCTCCCGGCTCCTTTCGTGATCGCGAAGGGAAGAGGGAAGACCGCCGATCTCATACTGGATCTTGCCCGGGAGCATCGCATCCCGGTGGTGGAGCATCGTATCGCGCGCGAAGGCTACGACCTCTTCCTCCCCGGCACATATGTTCCGGAGGATCTCTATGAAGTGGTAGCGACGATCTTCGCGTTTGTATATAGTATAGAAAAACGGAGTGTACGAAGAGATGAAAGTGATAGCGATCCATGA
- a CDS encoding SPFH domain-containing protein yields the protein MKKFIIVLVILLLIGGAIFYAGWIQFSLDEHEYGVIFTKTSGWASRVVAPGEFVWRWERLIPTNLTLHAYPVTTRATDIVVEGGLPSADLFSEILPTSAEFSYRLVVHLSYRLRPSYLPSLAREGILPDDLEDWYENQEVRIRDLTEETFSRVISDTSLDMDAFGPKLSERFREEMPAFELLTLSVDLERLPDLEIYRQARQLYEEILKAQAEARRAAVRERAFREEREKILLERMERYGKVLQEYPILIEYFKLDPSNPDPLGILEGLE from the coding sequence ATGAAGAAGTTCATCATCGTGCTCGTCATTCTCTTACTGATCGGAGGGGCGATTTTCTATGCGGGATGGATCCAATTCTCACTGGACGAACATGAATACGGCGTGATCTTCACCAAGACATCCGGATGGGCCTCACGGGTAGTCGCCCCTGGTGAATTCGTGTGGCGGTGGGAACGACTCATCCCCACCAATCTCACGCTCCACGCATACCCCGTGACCACGCGGGCCACGGACATCGTGGTCGAAGGAGGGCTCCCCTCGGCCGATCTCTTCTCGGAAATCCTTCCTACGTCAGCCGAGTTCTCCTACCGGCTGGTCGTCCACCTCTCCTATCGCCTCCGCCCCTCGTACCTGCCCTCCCTCGCCCGAGAGGGGATCCTCCCGGATGATCTGGAGGACTGGTATGAGAACCAAGAGGTTCGAATCCGGGACCTCACGGAAGAGACATTCTCCCGGGTGATCTCGGATACATCGCTCGACATGGACGCTTTCGGACCGAAGCTCTCGGAACGTTTCCGGGAAGAGATGCCGGCCTTCGAACTACTCACCCTTTCCGTCGATCTCGAACGCCTTCCGGACCTCGAGATCTACCGTCAGGCCCGACAGCTCTACGAGGAGATTCTCAAGGCCCAGGCAGAGGCACGAAGAGCTGCGGTGAGGGAGCGGGCATTCAGAGAGGAACGGGAGAAGATCCTCCTCGAACGGATGGAACGGTACGGAAAGGTGCTTCAGGAGTATCCCATCCTCATAGAGTACTTCAAACTCGACCCTTCGAATCCCGACCCTTTGGGGATTCTGGAAGGCCTCGAATAG
- a CDS encoding CCA tRNA nucleotidyltransferase: MEARRAPFPLPRFPGTLLLVCRTLRRHGFSCYIVGGALRNMALGTPPDDYDLATDAPPREVMKLFRRVIPTGIQHGTVTIVFRDHCYEITTFRVETSYSDGRHPDEVRFTTSLEEDLSRRDFTINAMALDPLTGEFFDPFDGYSDIKRRLIKAIGNPEERFEEDALRILRAIRFATQLSFSIEQETYAAIGRHAEYLRRISWERIRDELSKIMEAVRPSQGFLRMEETGILSIVVPELKKCRGVPQSPPHRFDVLDHLLHTCDALPPSDPPLRWAGLLHDIGKPETLSEDDLGGIHFHRHEHVSSHLAQHILKRLKFPNAVIQDVSHLIRHHMFDYTPDWTDAAVRRFLHRTGPEYLERLIKLRIADRIGMTGETAPSHDLAGLKARAERLLAENTPLSIKDLAVDGHILKEDAGIPPGPWMGKTLRFLLDAVLEDPSQNTRARLTELARNFYTQRGKQHV, translated from the coding sequence ATGGAAGCGCGCAGAGCACCGTTTCCTCTTCCCCGTTTCCCTGGAACGCTCCTGCTTGTTTGCAGGACACTGAGGAGACACGGATTCTCCTGCTATATCGTCGGAGGCGCCCTCAGGAACATGGCCTTGGGCACCCCTCCCGATGACTACGATCTTGCCACGGATGCCCCCCCTCGAGAGGTGATGAAACTCTTCAGGAGGGTCATCCCCACGGGGATCCAACACGGCACCGTCACGATCGTGTTCAGGGATCACTGTTACGAGATCACCACCTTCCGGGTGGAAACATCCTATTCAGACGGCCGGCATCCCGACGAAGTGCGGTTCACCACGTCCCTCGAGGAGGATCTCTCACGGAGGGATTTCACCATCAACGCCATGGCACTCGATCCTCTCACCGGGGAGTTCTTCGACCCATTCGATGGGTACAGCGATATCAAGAGGAGACTCATAAAGGCCATCGGGAACCCTGAGGAGAGGTTCGAGGAGGATGCGCTGAGGATTCTCAGGGCCATACGCTTCGCCACCCAACTCTCATTTTCGATAGAGCAGGAGACCTATGCAGCCATAGGAAGGCATGCGGAGTACCTGAGACGCATCTCCTGGGAGCGGATACGGGACGAACTCTCCAAGATCATGGAAGCAGTCCGGCCCTCCCAGGGATTCCTCCGGATGGAAGAGACCGGGATACTCTCCATCGTAGTCCCGGAGCTCAAGAAGTGCAGAGGTGTTCCTCAATCCCCCCCCCACAGGTTCGACGTCCTCGATCATCTCCTTCACACCTGTGACGCCCTCCCCCCCTCCGATCCGCCACTCAGGTGGGCGGGGCTCCTTCACGACATCGGGAAGCCCGAGACCCTCAGTGAGGACGATCTCGGTGGCATCCACTTCCATCGTCACGAACACGTATCGTCTCATCTTGCTCAACACATACTGAAGAGGCTGAAGTTCCCCAACGCCGTCATCCAGGATGTGAGCCACCTGATCAGACACCACATGTTCGACTACACACCCGACTGGACGGACGCAGCAGTACGCCGTTTCCTCCACCGTACAGGTCCGGAGTATCTGGAACGACTCATCAAGCTCAGGATCGCGGACCGGATAGGGATGACGGGGGAGACGGCTCCTTCCCACGATCTTGCGGGACTCAAAGCAAGGGCGGAGCGCCTCCTTGCCGAGAACACCCCCCTCAGCATAAAGGACCTTGCGGTGGACGGACACATCCTCAAGGAAGACGCCGGTATCCCTCCCGGTCCCTGGATGGGGAAAACCCTCAGATTTCTCCTGGATGCGGTACTCGAAGACCCCTCTCAGAACACCCGCGCGCGCCTCACAGAGCTCGCACGGAATTTCTATACCCAGAGGGGGAAACAACACGTCTGA
- a CDS encoding HAD family hydrolase translates to MDRVEGSLYSEGLYRRAEPVFHRYLTPLEPHPTDRDPILPESLPIKALLFDVYGTLFISGSGDIGVVQKQNPEHAMRRAMREAGFPLMEEDASYTSIFFSLIEKHHEARRREGILFPEVDILEIWKEFIETLIEEGRFEGESPSEEDLPLLAIRYELISNPVFPMPGAEELLSFLREAGFTLGIISNAQFYTPLLFRHFWNHFPPSLGFRSDLCIYSFLCGEAKPSRSLFEKARSLLETEGVDPDQVLYVGNDMRNDIAPAAEVGFRTALFAGDSRSLRTREEDPSCRGVVPDCVITDLRELLSPITATKGVPR, encoded by the coding sequence ATGGATCGTGTGGAGGGTAGTCTCTACTCCGAAGGATTGTACCGACGGGCGGAACCGGTCTTCCACAGGTATCTGACCCCGCTCGAGCCACATCCGACGGACAGGGATCCGATTCTCCCCGAGTCCCTCCCGATAAAGGCGCTGCTGTTCGACGTATACGGCACCCTCTTCATCTCGGGAAGCGGCGATATCGGGGTGGTGCAGAAACAGAACCCCGAGCATGCCATGCGGCGGGCCATGAGGGAAGCCGGGTTCCCTCTCATGGAGGAAGATGCCTCGTATACCTCGATCTTCTTCTCGCTCATCGAGAAACATCACGAGGCACGCAGGAGGGAAGGCATCCTCTTTCCCGAGGTGGATATCCTGGAGATCTGGAAAGAGTTCATCGAAACTTTGATCGAAGAAGGACGATTCGAGGGCGAAAGCCCCTCCGAAGAGGATCTCCCCCTCCTGGCCATCCGGTACGAGCTCATCTCGAATCCGGTCTTCCCCATGCCCGGGGCGGAGGAGCTCCTGTCTTTCCTCCGGGAAGCAGGCTTCACCTTGGGTATCATCTCCAACGCACAGTTCTACACGCCCCTCCTCTTCAGGCACTTCTGGAATCACTTTCCCCCCTCTCTGGGATTCAGGAGCGACCTCTGCATCTACTCGTTCCTCTGTGGTGAGGCGAAACCTTCTCGCTCGCTCTTCGAGAAAGCGAGGAGTCTGCTCGAAACCGAAGGTGTCGATCCCGATCAGGTGCTCTATGTCGGGAACGATATGAGGAACGACATCGCCCCTGCCGCCGAGGTCGGGTTCCGGACTGCGCTCTTCGCCGGGGATTCCCGATCACTGAGAACGCGGGAGGAGGATCCGTCGTGCCGGGGAGTGGTTCCGGATTGCGTGATCACGGATCTCAGGGAACTCCTCTCTCCGATAACCGCCACGAAGGGGGTGCCGCGATGA
- a CDS encoding thiamine diphosphokinase: MDVGIVCTGGLGPEKELVASLLSRTEDPDRIFVVAADSGLLLCREYGLTPHLFVGDLDSLPDRSVLHAFPRTEVRIFPRDKDYTDTELAIEALRERGVHRWFLLGGGGGRADQFLGIVSLCMRDFHPEVWLTHREEIRVLREGCRYRIDVQRGDVISLFPLSCGRCRAVTRGLRWPLDSLEWRPGDMGISNEAVDDVVEVIVMEGRYLWVRNLAPV, translated from the coding sequence ATGGACGTGGGGATCGTCTGTACGGGAGGGCTCGGACCGGAAAAGGAGCTCGTCGCATCTCTCCTGTCGCGGACGGAGGATCCGGATCGGATCTTCGTGGTGGCCGCCGACTCCGGTCTCCTCCTGTGCAGAGAGTATGGGCTGACCCCCCACCTCTTCGTGGGAGACCTCGATTCCCTCCCGGACAGAAGCGTGCTCCACGCCTTTCCTCGTACCGAGGTGAGGATATTCCCCAGGGACAAGGACTATACCGATACGGAACTCGCGATAGAGGCTCTCAGGGAGAGAGGGGTGCATCGCTGGTTTCTCCTTGGAGGGGGAGGGGGACGTGCCGATCAGTTCCTCGGCATTGTCTCCCTGTGCATGCGCGACTTTCATCCTGAGGTGTGGCTCACCCACCGCGAGGAGATCCGGGTGCTCCGGGAAGGATGCAGGTACAGGATCGACGTGCAGAGGGGTGACGTCATTTCCCTCTTTCCTCTCTCCTGCGGGAGGTGCCGTGCCGTCACGAGAGGATTGCGGTGGCCGCTGGACTCCCTCGAGTGGCGGCCGGGGGATATGGGTATCAGCAACGAGGCGGTGGATGATGTCGTGGAGGTCATAGTGATGGAGGGACGGTACCTCTGGGTGAGGAACCTCGCCCCCGTGTGA
- the rpmF gene encoding 50S ribosomal protein L32: MAVPKYKTSKARSRRRRSINMKLSPVGLSVCPNCGSKVRPHRVCPKCGHYKDQQVLEPEEMA, from the coding sequence ATGGCGGTACCAAAGTATAAGACTTCCAAAGCCCGTTCGAGGCGGCGTCGGTCGATCAACATGAAGCTCTCGCCCGTGGGGCTGAGCGTGTGTCCCAACTGTGGGAGCAAGGTGCGGCCGCACAGGGTGTGTCCGAAGTGCGGACACTACAAGGATCAGCAGGTCCTAGAGCCAGAGGAGATGGCCTGA